The proteins below are encoded in one region of Limnohabitans sp. 63ED37-2:
- a CDS encoding GNAT family N-acetyltransferase, with product MNVVWNPVDPGLWPSFHASGRGAMQQAWAYGEALKAMDVVIHRAMVWEGERLVAVAQFMCRRVLGYLSVASCTRGPVWASDVGTDERQQVYVLLRRSLPIARLKVVLFSPDLALDEAQELKGLVRVMSGYSTVLLDLTKPLPTLKAALDGKWRNRLVKVLGHEKIRFHVQPSRKKCDWLLGKEVDQREAKKFHGLPVEFVSHYIHATADPAQAFAVAYAELGKNTIAAMLFLVHGRVASYHMGWADAEGRQLNAHNALLWQAMAYFQDHQIEVLDLGGVNTHDLPGISRFKLGTGGEVLTLAGTYF from the coding sequence CCTCTTTTCACGCCAGCGGCCGGGGCGCCATGCAACAGGCTTGGGCTTATGGTGAGGCTTTGAAGGCCATGGATGTGGTCATTCACCGTGCCATGGTCTGGGAAGGAGAGCGCTTGGTGGCGGTGGCCCAGTTCATGTGTCGGCGTGTGTTGGGCTATTTGTCGGTGGCCTCGTGCACCCGAGGTCCCGTGTGGGCGTCCGATGTGGGGACCGATGAACGCCAACAGGTGTACGTTCTGTTGCGCCGGTCTTTGCCGATTGCACGCTTGAAGGTGGTGCTGTTTTCCCCGGACCTGGCCTTGGATGAGGCGCAGGAACTCAAAGGGCTCGTGCGGGTGATGAGCGGTTACTCCACCGTGTTGTTGGACCTGACAAAACCATTGCCAACGCTCAAGGCCGCATTGGATGGCAAATGGCGAAACCGATTGGTCAAGGTCTTGGGCCACGAGAAGATCCGTTTTCATGTTCAGCCGAGTCGCAAAAAATGTGACTGGTTGCTGGGCAAAGAGGTCGATCAGCGCGAAGCCAAGAAGTTCCATGGTTTGCCGGTTGAATTTGTCAGCCACTACATCCATGCCACGGCTGATCCTGCCCAGGCCTTTGCCGTGGCGTATGCCGAGCTTGGTAAAAACACCATCGCAGCCATGTTGTTTCTGGTGCATGGGCGTGTCGCCAGTTACCATATGGGTTGGGCCGACGCCGAAGGTCGCCAGCTCAATGCGCACAATGCCCTGTTGTGGCAAGCCATGGCGTATTTCCAGGACCATCAGATCGAGGTGCTGGACTTGGGCGGTGTGAACACACACGACTTGCCGGGTATTTCGCGATTCAAGCTGGGCACCGGAGGCGAGGTTCTCACTCTGGCTGGAACTTATTTTTGA
- a CDS encoding surface-adhesin E family protein produces MTLSGFSVRTVITKGALCLVWAAGMLPALAHAWTRMGETPEVTLYVDRQSIEKEDNIRRVWELQDLKVADADGVMSRRYLNEYDCQYKMHRLSKVTSHAGPKLTGKKLFTVNETGYWRKIPPNGIFVLTYVAVCIQ; encoded by the coding sequence ATGACACTGTCAGGTTTTTCTGTGCGCACCGTCATCACCAAGGGTGCGCTGTGTCTGGTGTGGGCCGCAGGCATGTTGCCCGCACTGGCCCATGCTTGGACCCGAATGGGCGAAACGCCAGAGGTCACTTTGTATGTGGACCGACAGTCCATCGAGAAAGAAGACAACATCCGCCGTGTCTGGGAGCTGCAGGACTTGAAGGTGGCCGATGCCGACGGCGTGATGTCGCGGCGTTACCTCAATGAGTACGACTGCCAATACAAAATGCACCGCTTGAGCAAAGTGACCAGCCATGCCGGACCCAAGTTGACCGGGAAAAAGCTTTTCACCGTCAATGAAACGGGCTACTGGCGAAAAATTCCACCTAACGGGATTTTTGTGCTGACCTACGTGGCGGTTTGTATCCAGTGA
- the flhB gene encoding flagellar biosynthesis protein FlhB: MSEGSDQDKTEEPTARKLGKAREDGQVARSIELPAAVMVIGAFVILMMSGGWLVQRLSVIFSKGFVFDRATIEKPLLLPSQFADQLISAMVVVMPIIAFTFVAAIIASGATGGYLFSLQAVSPKASKLSLVSGLQRIFGVNALIELGKALLKFALVATVLWWSLMNNMDSLVKIGQMGLEPALSAAGSMILQSALWVALSLAVIAMIDVPYQKYAFTKKMRMTKQEVKDEYKQMEGSPDVKAQIRRRQREMANSRMMQRVKDADVVITNPEHFAVALEYDPTGDGAPIMVAKGSDHMAKLIREEAKAHGVHLFEAPPLARAIYFTTEVEQQVPEDLYHAVAQVIAYVFSLEAASPMQPAQAKPRVKVPKTMLFNPDGSRLKEEGAAA; encoded by the coding sequence ATGTCTGAGGGCAGCGATCAGGACAAAACCGAAGAGCCGACGGCCAGGAAGCTTGGCAAAGCGCGTGAAGACGGTCAAGTGGCCCGCTCCATCGAGCTGCCCGCCGCAGTCATGGTCATTGGGGCTTTTGTCATCTTGATGATGAGCGGTGGCTGGTTGGTGCAGCGTCTGTCTGTTATTTTTTCCAAAGGTTTTGTTTTTGACCGGGCCACCATCGAAAAACCTTTGTTGCTGCCCAGCCAGTTTGCCGATCAGCTGATCTCTGCAATGGTGGTGGTGATGCCCATCATTGCCTTCACCTTTGTCGCCGCCATCATTGCTTCAGGGGCAACTGGCGGCTACCTGTTTTCCCTCCAAGCTGTCAGCCCCAAAGCCTCCAAGCTCAGCCTGGTCAGTGGTCTGCAGCGCATCTTTGGTGTCAATGCCTTGATCGAACTGGGCAAGGCCTTGCTCAAATTCGCACTGGTCGCCACCGTCCTGTGGTGGTCGCTGATGAACAACATGGACTCGCTGGTCAAAATCGGGCAAATGGGACTCGAGCCTGCGCTCAGTGCTGCTGGCAGCATGATCTTGCAGTCGGCCCTGTGGGTGGCTCTGAGTCTGGCCGTGATCGCGATGATCGATGTCCCCTACCAAAAGTACGCCTTCACCAAAAAGATGCGCATGACCAAACAAGAGGTCAAGGACGAATACAAACAAATGGAAGGTAGCCCCGACGTCAAGGCGCAAATCCGCAGACGCCAACGCGAAATGGCCAACTCTCGGATGATGCAACGGGTCAAAGATGCCGACGTGGTGATCACCAACCCCGAGCATTTCGCCGTGGCGCTGGAATACGACCCCACCGGTGACGGCGCACCCATCATGGTCGCCAAAGGCAGCGACCACATGGCCAAGCTCATCCGGGAAGAAGCCAAAGCGCATGGCGTGCACTTGTTTGAAGCCCCGCCTCTGGCCCGTGCGATTTACTTCACCACCGAAGTGGAGCAACAAGTGCCCGAAGACCTGTACCACGCCGTGGCGCAAGTCATCGCTTATGTTTTCAGTCTTGAAGCCGCATCCCCGATGCAACCGGCCCAAGCCAAGCCCCGAGTCAAGGTCCCCAAAACCATGCTTTTCAACCCCGATGGCTCGCGGCTTAAAGAAGAGGGCGCAGCCGCATGA
- the fliR gene encoding flagellar biosynthetic protein FliR: protein MNLLAADIVERFYTFLWPMLRISALMIAAPIFSLSAFNLRLRILMALVLTWLVYPLHTWPVLDPSSAQGLVEVFNQIMIGAVMGLILQIVVAAMVVGGQSISAAMGLSMANMIDPNMGNVPVISQLMIVMSTLIFVGFGGHAIMLGLIAESFNSLPIGTSILNQNVYGRVLQWSSMVFLGAVLMALPVMVSLLFINVGLGVVTRAAPSLNIFAVGFPAMIIAGFLILIISMESIGSRIEWLWVQGFTVVRDVMGVPNV, encoded by the coding sequence ATGAACCTGCTGGCCGCCGACATCGTTGAAAGGTTTTACACCTTTTTATGGCCGATGCTGCGCATTTCGGCGCTGATGATCGCTGCGCCCATTTTTTCTTTGAGCGCCTTCAATCTGCGCCTGCGAATCCTCATGGCCTTGGTTCTGACCTGGCTGGTTTACCCCCTGCACACCTGGCCCGTGCTCGATCCATCCAGCGCTCAAGGACTGGTCGAAGTGTTCAACCAAATCATGATCGGCGCGGTCATGGGCCTGATTTTGCAGATCGTCGTCGCCGCCATGGTCGTGGGTGGACAGAGCATTTCAGCGGCCATGGGTTTGTCCATGGCCAACATGATTGACCCGAACATGGGCAACGTGCCCGTCATCTCGCAACTCATGATCGTCATGTCGACCCTGATTTTTGTGGGCTTTGGTGGCCACGCCATCATGCTGGGCTTGATTGCAGAGTCTTTCAACAGCCTGCCCATTGGCACCTCCATCCTCAACCAAAATGTCTATGGACGGGTTTTGCAATGGAGCTCCATGGTTTTCCTCGGGGCGGTTTTGATGGCATTGCCCGTGATGGTCTCGCTGCTGTTCATCAACGTGGGTCTGGGTGTGGTGACACGGGCTGCGCCCAGCTTGAACATTTTCGCGGTAGGTTTTCCCGCCATGATCATTGCCGGATTTCTGATTTTGATCATTTCCATGGAAAGCATTGGCAGCCGCATCGAGTGGCTTTGGGTACAAGGCTTTACAGTGGTACGTGATGTGATGGGGGTCCCAAATGTCTGA
- the fliQ gene encoding flagellar biosynthesis protein FliQ has protein sequence MDTAMVIDLGRQALWISMLVCAPLLVVALAVGLIIGIIQAATSINESTLSFIPKLLVMGLALLTFGSWQLVTLVDFTRSIFQRIPTLFT, from the coding sequence ATGGACACCGCCATGGTCATCGATCTGGGAAGACAAGCCTTGTGGATCTCTATGCTGGTTTGCGCCCCCTTGCTGGTGGTCGCACTGGCGGTGGGCTTGATCATCGGCATCATCCAGGCCGCCACCTCCATCAACGAATCGACGCTCAGTTTCATCCCCAAACTTCTGGTCATGGGATTGGCGTTGCTGACTTTCGGGAGCTGGCAACTGGTGACGCTGGTGGATTTCACGCGCAGCATTTTTCAGCGCATTCCCACTTTGTTCACTTGA
- the fliP gene encoding flagellar type III secretion system pore protein FliP (The bacterial flagellar biogenesis protein FliP forms a type III secretion system (T3SS)-type pore required for flagellar assembly.): MKRIPIGLILTLLLGLLPVLAQAAPDMPAVTATNTGKGTQYSLTLQLLALMTTLSVLPSLLLMMTAFVRIVIVMSILRQALGTGQTPPNMVIVGLSLFLTLFVMTPVLNEVYQTALLPYMNQGLSFDKALAAAEKPIRAFMLLQTREDDIAMFMEIARNKGITSAQDVPFMTLVPAFLTSELKSAFTIGFLIYIPFVVIDLIVASVLMSMGMMMLSPMMISMPFKLMLFVLVDGWSLIMGSLAGSFAMP; encoded by the coding sequence ATGAAACGCATCCCTATCGGGTTGATCCTGACCTTGTTGCTGGGCTTGTTGCCGGTGCTGGCGCAAGCCGCGCCAGACATGCCCGCCGTCACCGCCACCAACACGGGCAAAGGCACCCAATACAGCCTGACGCTGCAGTTGTTGGCCTTGATGACCACGCTGTCGGTCTTGCCCTCTCTGCTCCTCATGATGACGGCCTTTGTGCGCATCGTGATCGTCATGTCCATCTTGCGCCAAGCTCTGGGTACTGGGCAGACCCCTCCGAACATGGTGATCGTTGGACTGTCGCTGTTTTTGACACTCTTTGTCATGACGCCGGTGCTCAACGAGGTGTACCAAACCGCACTGCTGCCCTATATGAACCAGGGCCTGTCTTTTGACAAAGCTTTGGCAGCGGCCGAGAAGCCCATCCGCGCCTTCATGTTGCTGCAAACCCGAGAAGACGACATCGCCATGTTCATGGAGATCGCCCGCAACAAAGGCATCACCAGCGCACAGGATGTCCCCTTCATGACCTTGGTGCCAGCCTTTTTGACATCCGAGCTCAAAAGCGCCTTCACCATCGGTTTCTTGATCTACATCCCCTTTGTGGTGATCGATTTGATCGTGGCCAGCGTGCTCATGTCCATGGGCATGATGATGCTCTCGCCCATGATGATTTCCATGCCGTTCAAGTTGATGCTTTTTGTACTGGTTGATGGCTGGAGCTTGATCATGGGCTCTTTGGCCGGCAGCTTTGCCATGCCCTGA
- the fliO gene encoding flagellar biosynthetic protein FliO gives MSSAWTLADWLQYLLSFGLVIGLLLALLWTLRKLQNGAVLRKSFQRMQLVETLSVGPRQKIVLIQVDGREVLVGITAQNMTALPLEPVNGSSDESPAKNTTP, from the coding sequence ATGAGCTCAGCTTGGACCCTCGCGGATTGGTTGCAATACCTGCTGAGCTTTGGCTTGGTGATCGGTTTGTTGTTGGCGCTGCTGTGGACACTGCGCAAGTTGCAAAACGGTGCGGTGCTGCGCAAATCATTCCAGCGCATGCAACTGGTGGAAACACTGTCGGTCGGTCCACGGCAAAAAATCGTCCTGATCCAGGTGGATGGCCGGGAAGTCCTGGTTGGCATCACCGCACAAAACATGACCGCCTTGCCACTGGAGCCCGTCAATGGGTCGAGTGACGAATCACCAGCGAAAAACACCACACCATGA
- the fliN gene encoding flagellar motor switch protein FliN, with protein MNDITNDTEFTPEMGDKGQIHADVLQNIPVTLSIEVGRAVIKIRDLMRLTQGSVVELDRIAGEPLNLLVNNTVVAQGEVVLVNDRYGIRLTRVVPASERLENL; from the coding sequence ATGAACGACATCACCAACGACACCGAGTTCACGCCGGAAATGGGCGACAAAGGACAGATCCACGCCGATGTGCTGCAAAACATCCCGGTCACCCTCTCCATCGAAGTGGGCCGGGCCGTGATCAAAATTCGCGACCTGATGCGCCTGACCCAAGGCAGCGTGGTGGAGCTTGACCGCATTGCCGGCGAACCCTTGAACCTGCTGGTGAACAACACCGTGGTGGCCCAAGGGGAAGTGGTGCTGGTCAACGATCGGTATGGCATTCGATTGACCCGCGTGGTGCCCGCCTCCGAGCGGTTGGAAAACCTCTGA
- the fliM gene encoding flagellar motor switch protein FliM, with protein MSDSQNLLSPEELAALSASFNDGSMEVDTGYNLDVQVRKHDLAAEDSSLGVNVASLDMINERFIRMFRLGMLEVLRTSPRVNPTRAQIVRFGDYIKELKAPLSVNIIRMAPLRGYAMVVIDPTVVFSSLDSFFGGFGRGVGQLPPGRLFTPTEARIIKIILQVFFRSFKEAWAPVTPIEFEHVSSEINPQFAQIADENDLVVLSRFESDANSQGQGFIDMVIPYVALKPVRDVLRSRVQTGDGNEESDKVWRSQLADAVRDAELEIQILLGKLSLSLHQLQTMQPGDVLPFKKADSARAMIQDMPVYEVEVGAMGSQVAVKITHAISPTVQE; from the coding sequence ATGTCTGATTCTCAAAACCTGCTGTCTCCAGAGGAACTGGCCGCCCTGTCGGCCAGCTTCAACGATGGAAGCATGGAAGTCGACACGGGCTACAACCTAGACGTCCAAGTTCGCAAACACGATCTGGCCGCAGAGGACAGCAGCCTGGGGGTGAACGTCGCCTCGCTGGACATGATCAACGAGCGCTTCATCCGCATGTTCCGCTTGGGCATGTTGGAGGTGCTGCGCACGAGCCCCCGGGTCAACCCGACACGGGCGCAAATTGTGCGTTTTGGCGACTACATCAAGGAACTCAAGGCCCCTTTGTCCGTCAACATCATCCGCATGGCCCCTCTGCGGGGTTATGCCATGGTGGTGATTGACCCGACCGTTGTATTCAGCTCTTTGGACAGTTTTTTTGGTGGGTTTGGTCGTGGTGTGGGGCAACTCCCGCCCGGTCGGCTGTTCACGCCCACCGAAGCGCGGATCATCAAAATCATCCTGCAAGTGTTCTTTCGCTCCTTCAAGGAAGCCTGGGCACCGGTCACGCCGATCGAATTCGAGCATGTGAGCTCAGAGATCAACCCCCAATTTGCCCAGATTGCCGACGAGAACGACCTGGTTGTTCTCAGCCGCTTCGAGTCCGACGCCAACAGCCAAGGTCAAGGCTTCATTGACATGGTCATCCCCTACGTGGCACTCAAACCCGTGCGTGATGTACTGCGAAGCCGCGTACAGACAGGTGATGGCAATGAAGAGTCGGACAAAGTCTGGCGGAGCCAGCTGGCCGATGCGGTGCGCGACGCAGAACTCGAAATTCAGATCTTGCTGGGCAAGCTCAGCTTGTCCCTGCATCAACTACAAACCATGCAGCCCGGTGATGTTCTGCCCTTCAAAAAAGCAGACTCGGCCAGGGCCATGATCCAGGACATGCCCGTCTACGAGGTCGAAGTGGGCGCAATGGGGAGCCAAGTGGCGGTCAAGATCACCCACGCCATCAGCCCCACTGTCCAAGAATGA
- a CDS encoding flagellar basal body-associated FliL family protein, producing the protein MADEEIEVEGKKKSPLIKIIVIAVVALLLLVGTAVGTMFVTGFFDKKDTSAAEQALKDLEKGAAEGKGAANEASAPQKKAKESPELERFENSYMELEKPLVSNLTNTRKVIQLNLAIMTHYDERVFKNAKKHEFALRSVALDAMRQMTEADLAKPEFRKELAAKIREEMNAVLQKYEDFGGIEEVFFTSFVVQ; encoded by the coding sequence ATGGCAGACGAAGAAATTGAAGTTGAAGGCAAAAAGAAATCACCCCTGATCAAGATCATCGTGATCGCAGTGGTGGCCTTGCTGTTGCTGGTCGGCACTGCCGTTGGCACGATGTTCGTCACGGGCTTTTTCGACAAGAAAGACACCAGTGCAGCCGAACAGGCGCTCAAAGACCTTGAAAAAGGTGCTGCCGAAGGCAAGGGCGCGGCCAACGAGGCATCCGCGCCACAAAAGAAAGCCAAGGAAAGCCCCGAACTGGAGCGCTTTGAAAACAGCTACATGGAGTTGGAAAAGCCCCTGGTCTCCAACTTGACCAACACCCGCAAAGTGATCCAGCTGAACCTGGCCATCATGACCCATTACGACGAGCGTGTGTTCAAAAATGCCAAAAAGCATGAGTTCGCGCTGCGCTCAGTGGCCCTGGATGCCATGCGCCAAATGACCGAAGCCGACTTGGCCAAACCTGAGTTCCGCAAAGAGTTGGCCGCCAAAATTCGCGAAGAGATGAATGCTGTGCTTCAAAAGTACGAGGACTTCGGCGGCATTGAAGAGGTTTTTTTCACCAGTTTCGTGGTTCAGTAA
- a CDS encoding flagellar hook-length control protein FliK, producing the protein MNQLRQAQQDTGVSSTLQDATASDEGTLSSGQEMAAGVQDMSLLFNVHNPEMDSWSLKAVNLGPTLNVITPAQAAPDAQSLEAFARSQGLDENAVQWLLGKPGDTLTPSVLQPSGDLGIPASSAAGLSAIQGAGLNFKTAGPIVPSGSPKAVETQLGPALGEPAPLPPAGSMATLPPANSAFTTGAALWALALNEDAKPVAPATRPVNDTESAEAAAIQIQLMRQPTPAAVWMLRSAMPLEVKSDRANAMPSISESELDLGAEFNPELVDGLMAGLETTSAPGPMASTAHPGAMSGSRPEAPLTLAAGPNNTETAQSAGSDAAERSENIQNLAEKMGQAVGKRMLTEMEKGQWHLKLQLRPATLGHIEVEMRMLSGQLDAVFNAPQALTRELLQEGMTRLKETLNQMGMDVASMQVKDGQTRQNGGKSTPNQASKSTDLVNNDSKSTNSPIITVARHKMGEDGWDVLV; encoded by the coding sequence ATGAACCAGCTGCGCCAAGCGCAGCAGGACACTGGCGTTTCGAGCACCCTCCAGGACGCCACAGCAAGCGATGAAGGCACGCTGTCCAGTGGGCAAGAAATGGCCGCAGGCGTGCAAGACATGTCCCTGCTCTTTAACGTTCACAACCCTGAAATGGACAGCTGGTCACTGAAAGCCGTCAATTTGGGCCCCACCCTGAATGTGATCACCCCAGCACAAGCCGCGCCAGATGCACAAAGCCTGGAGGCATTTGCCCGCTCGCAAGGCCTGGATGAAAACGCCGTGCAGTGGCTCTTGGGCAAGCCTGGGGACACCTTGACCCCTTCGGTGCTGCAGCCATCAGGGGATCTGGGTATCCCAGCTTCCAGTGCCGCTGGATTGAGTGCCATTCAGGGCGCGGGCTTGAACTTTAAAACGGCAGGACCCATCGTGCCCTCGGGCAGCCCTAAAGCAGTGGAAACACAACTCGGCCCAGCGCTGGGCGAGCCTGCACCACTTCCCCCAGCGGGCTCGATGGCCACATTGCCGCCAGCCAATTCAGCTTTCACCACCGGCGCCGCCCTGTGGGCCTTGGCACTGAACGAGGACGCCAAACCTGTCGCCCCCGCCACGCGCCCTGTCAATGACACAGAAAGCGCTGAAGCCGCCGCCATCCAAATTCAGCTCATGCGACAACCCACGCCGGCAGCGGTCTGGATGCTTCGCAGCGCAATGCCCCTGGAGGTCAAATCCGACCGGGCCAACGCCATGCCCTCCATCTCGGAGAGTGAGCTGGACCTCGGCGCGGAATTCAATCCTGAATTGGTGGACGGCCTCATGGCAGGTCTCGAGACCACGTCTGCCCCTGGGCCCATGGCCAGCACTGCCCATCCCGGCGCCATGTCTGGCAGCAGGCCAGAAGCCCCGTTGACTTTAGCGGCAGGTCCGAACAACACGGAGACAGCGCAGAGTGCAGGATCGGATGCCGCCGAACGCAGTGAAAACATCCAGAACTTGGCCGAAAAAATGGGACAAGCCGTCGGAAAACGCATGCTGACGGAAATGGAAAAAGGGCAATGGCACCTGAAACTTCAACTTCGACCGGCCACTCTGGGCCACATCGAGGTGGAAATGCGCATGTTGAGCGGTCAATTGGATGCGGTGTTCAATGCGCCCCAAGCGCTCACACGCGAACTGCTCCAAGAAGGCATGACTCGGCTGAAGGAGACCTTGAACCAAATGGGCATGGATGTTGCTTCAATGCAGGTCAAGGATGGTCAAACTCGACAAAATGGCGGGAAATCGACACCCAATCAGGCATCAAAATCGACTGATTTGGTAAATAATGATTCAAAATCGACAAATTCACCGATCATCACGGTCGCTCGACACAAAATGGGCGAAGATGGTTGGGATGTGTTGGTTTGA